Proteins from a genomic interval of Luteibacter pinisoli:
- a CDS encoding DeoR family transcriptional regulator codes for MDLRLNRRQEELVAIVQREGFVAVDELATHFDVAPQTIRRDLNLLADGGLIRRYHGGVSAPSSVENVAYAARQSLQAAEKHRIAEAIARHIPDGSSLFINLGTTNEDVGRALLEHRDLRVITNNLNIAILLSDNPTFEVIVAGGVVRGRDHGVTGEATIELIRQFKVDYGIIGISGIELDGTLLDFDFHEVRVAQTIIDHSRQVILGADHTKIGRNAMVRLGDFSRVHAWYTDKAPPEELLPVLAAAGTQLHIAD; via the coding sequence ATGGATCTACGTCTTAATCGCCGCCAGGAAGAACTCGTCGCGATCGTCCAGCGCGAAGGTTTCGTCGCCGTCGACGAGCTGGCCACCCACTTCGACGTGGCCCCGCAAACCATTCGTCGCGACCTCAACCTGCTCGCCGATGGCGGCCTCATCCGCCGTTACCACGGCGGCGTCAGTGCCCCTTCCAGCGTCGAGAACGTCGCCTACGCCGCGCGCCAGTCCCTGCAGGCGGCGGAAAAGCACCGCATCGCCGAGGCCATTGCCCGGCACATCCCCGATGGCTCGTCGCTCTTCATCAACCTCGGTACCACCAACGAGGATGTCGGCCGCGCGCTGCTCGAGCACCGCGACCTGCGTGTCATCACCAACAACCTCAATATCGCCATCCTGCTCAGCGACAACCCCACCTTCGAGGTGATCGTCGCCGGCGGGGTGGTGCGTGGCCGTGACCACGGTGTCACTGGCGAGGCCACCATCGAGCTCATCCGCCAGTTCAAGGTGGACTACGGCATCATCGGCATCTCGGGCATCGAGCTCGACGGCACGCTGCTCGACTTCGACTTCCACGAAGTCCGCGTCGCCCAGACCATCATCGACCACTCGCGACAGGTCATCCTGGGCGCCGACCACACCAAGATCGGCCGCAACGCCATGGTCCGCCTGGGCGATTTCTCCCGGGTGCACGCCTGGTACACCGACAAGGCGCCGCCTGAGGAGCTGCTCCCCGTACTCGCCGCCGCCGGCACCCAGCTCCACATTGCTGACTAA
- a CDS encoding DUF192 domain-containing protein yields MKKIFAAALLVAAVSAHATDAPSVTLHGATFSTEFATNDAQREHGLMDRAQMDAQHSMLFIFPDDAPRAFWMKNTLIPLDILYFDKDRKLVAMQLNAQPCKADPCAIYPSGGLPARYVLELNAGVAGKLGLKLQDELAIKGTPAPAQ; encoded by the coding sequence ATGAAAAAAATTTTCGCCGCAGCGCTGCTCGTCGCCGCCGTCAGCGCCCACGCGACGGACGCTCCGTCGGTGACGCTGCACGGCGCGACGTTCTCCACGGAATTCGCCACCAACGATGCGCAGCGCGAACACGGCCTGATGGACCGCGCACAGATGGATGCGCAGCACAGCATGCTCTTCATCTTCCCCGATGATGCGCCGCGCGCGTTCTGGATGAAGAACACGCTCATCCCCCTGGACATCCTGTACTTCGACAAGGACCGCAAGCTGGTCGCCATGCAGCTGAATGCGCAGCCGTGCAAGGCGGACCCCTGCGCGATCTACCCCAGCGGCGGCCTTCCGGCCCGTTACGTGCTGGAGCTGAATGCCGGGGTGGCGGGCAAGCTGGGCCTCAAGCTGCAGGACGAGCTCGCGATCAAGGGCACGCCGGCCCCGGCGCAGTAA
- a CDS encoding rubredoxin gives MSNETNTATRKWMCVVCGFIYDEALGLPDEDIAPGTRWEDIPDTWTCPDCGVTKDDFEMVEID, from the coding sequence ATGAGCAACGAGACCAATACCGCAACCCGCAAATGGATGTGCGTCGTCTGCGGCTTCATTTATGACGAAGCGCTGGGCCTTCCGGACGAGGACATCGCCCCCGGTACCCGCTGGGAAGATATCCCGGATACCTGGACATGCCCGGACTGCGGCGTGACCAAGGACGACTTCGAGATGGTCGAGATCGACTGA
- the thiE gene encoding thiamine phosphate synthase, producing MSTLLPTQLRGKGVYAITDGPRDDLFAAVEAALAGGARLLQYRDKTTDAERRLQEATELASICARYGVPLIINDDVALAKATGAAGVHVGFQDVSIAEARAALGPDAIIGVSCYGSLERARQMRDEGADYLGFGAMYPSTTKPHAPVTTHDVLTQAAQLGLPVVAIGGLTPDNTKTVIDAGADYVAVVSAIFAAPDIQAATRRFTDLFDARPGIIQ from the coding sequence ATGAGCACCCTCCTCCCTACCCAGCTCCGTGGCAAGGGCGTCTACGCCATCACCGACGGCCCCCGCGATGACCTGTTTGCGGCCGTGGAGGCGGCCCTGGCCGGCGGTGCGCGGCTGCTCCAGTACCGCGACAAGACGACGGATGCGGAGCGCCGCCTGCAGGAGGCCACCGAGCTGGCCTCGATCTGCGCCCGTTACGGGGTGCCCCTGATTATCAATGACGACGTCGCCCTGGCGAAGGCCACGGGTGCCGCCGGCGTGCACGTGGGCTTCCAGGATGTGTCGATCGCGGAGGCCCGGGCCGCCCTGGGCCCCGACGCCATCATCGGCGTCTCCTGCTACGGCTCGCTGGAGCGCGCCCGGCAGATGCGCGATGAGGGCGCGGATTACCTGGGTTTTGGCGCCATGTACCCTTCCACGACCAAGCCGCACGCCCCGGTGACCACCCACGACGTATTGACGCAGGCGGCCCAGCTGGGCCTTCCCGTCGTGGCGATTGGCGGCCTCACCCCCGACAATACAAAGACGGTGATCGATGCCGGCGCGGATTACGTGGCGGTGGTATCGGCCATTTTCGCGGCGCCGGACATCCAGGCCGCCACGCGCCGCTTCACCGATCTTTTCGACGCCCGTCCCGGAATCATTCAATGA
- the hemL gene encoding glutamate-1-semialdehyde 2,1-aminomutase, with product MTTNHELFARARQLLPGGVNSPVRAFKSVGGEPFFTARADGAYLWDVEGKRYIDYVGSWGPMIAGHNHPAVREAVVKAAQDGLSFGTPCPAEVTMAETIVGLIPSVDMVRMVNSGTEATMSAIRLARGATGRNKIVKFEGCYHGHGDSFLVKAGSGALTFGVPTSPGVPKAAADLTLTLPYNDIDAAKAMFAEHGADIAGLIIEPVAGNMNCIPPKAGYLQALRELCTAHGVLLIFDEVMTGFRVALGGAQAHYGITPDLTCFGKIIGGGMPVGAYGGRRDLMEQVAPAGPVYQAGTLSGNPVAMAAGLAMLQLIQAPGFYDDLAARTVKLTDGIAAAATKHGIPFSVNRVGAMFGLFFTAETVETYAQATTADVAAFNRFFHGMLERGVYLAPSAFEAGFVSSAHTDAVIDETIAAADAVFATLA from the coding sequence ATGACCACGAACCACGAACTCTTTGCCCGCGCCCGCCAGCTGCTGCCCGGTGGCGTGAATTCGCCCGTCCGCGCCTTCAAGTCGGTGGGTGGCGAGCCGTTCTTCACCGCGCGCGCCGACGGTGCGTACCTGTGGGACGTGGAAGGCAAGCGCTATATCGACTACGTGGGCTCGTGGGGCCCGATGATCGCCGGGCACAACCACCCGGCGGTGCGCGAGGCGGTGGTGAAGGCGGCACAGGACGGCCTCTCCTTCGGCACCCCCTGCCCCGCTGAAGTGACCATGGCCGAGACGATCGTCGGCCTGATTCCCTCGGTGGACATGGTGCGCATGGTGAATTCGGGCACCGAGGCGACGATGTCGGCGATCCGCCTGGCCCGTGGCGCCACCGGCCGCAACAAGATCGTGAAGTTCGAGGGCTGTTACCACGGCCACGGCGACAGCTTCCTGGTGAAGGCCGGCTCCGGCGCGCTGACGTTTGGCGTGCCGACCTCGCCCGGCGTGCCGAAGGCCGCGGCCGACCTCACGCTGACGCTGCCGTACAACGACATCGACGCCGCGAAAGCTATGTTCGCGGAGCACGGTGCGGATATCGCCGGCCTGATCATCGAGCCGGTAGCCGGCAACATGAACTGCATCCCGCCGAAGGCCGGTTACCTGCAGGCACTGCGCGAGCTGTGCACGGCGCACGGCGTGCTGCTGATTTTCGACGAAGTGATGACTGGCTTCCGCGTCGCCCTGGGCGGTGCGCAGGCGCATTACGGCATCACGCCGGACCTCACCTGCTTCGGCAAGATCATCGGCGGCGGCATGCCGGTGGGTGCGTACGGCGGCCGCCGCGACCTGATGGAACAGGTGGCACCGGCGGGCCCGGTGTACCAGGCCGGCACGCTCTCGGGTAACCCGGTGGCCATGGCCGCGGGCCTGGCGATGCTCCAGCTGATCCAGGCGCCGGGCTTCTATGACGACCTCGCCGCACGCACCGTGAAGCTCACCGACGGCATTGCTGCCGCGGCGACGAAGCATGGCATCCCCTTCAGCGTGAATCGCGTGGGTGCGATGTTCGGCCTGTTCTTCACCGCGGAAACGGTGGAGACGTATGCGCAGGCGACCACGGCGGATGTCGCGGCGTTCAACCGCTTCTTCCACGGCATGCTGGAGCGTGGCGTGTATCTCGCGCCGTCGGCGTTTGAAGCGGGCTTCGTGTCGAGCGCGCACACGGATGCGGTGATCGACGAGACCATCGCGGCGGCGGATGCCGTCTTCGCAACGCTCGCCTGA
- a CDS encoding acetylornithine/succinylornithine family transaminase has product MSSHPVEPSDLIGLGKRYWLSVYRPRDVVLDHGKGARVWDTEGRDYLDFGAGIAVNALGHQEPDMVEALVAQAHKLWHASNVFWTEPPLRLAEELVEHAPFAERVFLCNSGTEANEAAIKLVRKWAAGEGRAPENRVIITFLGSFHGRTLASVTATAQPKYQEGYEPLPGGFRYVAFNDEAALEEAFAKGGVAAVMVEPVQGEGGVTPAAPGFLKKIRELCDAHNALMVLDEIQCGMGRTGTLFAHTHDHVTPDIVTLAKALGAGFPIGAMLVGAKVSEVMQFGAHGTTFGGNPMAAAVARVALRKLASPAILLNVERQANDIRAGLNKLNHEFHLFSEIRGRGLMIGAVLSDTFKGRAGEILDIAAAHGLLILQAGPDVLRIVPPLNITDEETAAGLERLHAALAEFASREAKVA; this is encoded by the coding sequence ATGTCGTCGCATCCTGTCGAACCCTCCGATCTCATCGGCCTGGGCAAGCGCTATTGGTTGTCCGTTTACCGTCCCCGTGATGTCGTCCTCGACCACGGCAAGGGCGCGCGCGTGTGGGACACCGAAGGCCGCGACTACCTTGATTTTGGTGCCGGCATCGCCGTGAACGCCCTGGGCCACCAGGAGCCCGACATGGTCGAGGCCCTCGTCGCCCAGGCGCACAAGCTGTGGCACGCCAGCAACGTGTTCTGGACCGAGCCGCCGCTGCGCCTCGCGGAAGAACTGGTCGAGCACGCGCCGTTCGCCGAGCGCGTGTTCCTGTGCAACTCCGGTACCGAAGCGAACGAAGCCGCGATCAAGCTGGTGCGCAAATGGGCCGCCGGCGAAGGCCGCGCCCCGGAAAACCGCGTCATCATCACCTTCCTCGGTTCGTTCCACGGCCGCACGCTGGCCTCGGTGACGGCCACCGCGCAGCCGAAGTACCAGGAGGGCTACGAGCCGCTCCCGGGTGGCTTCCGCTACGTGGCGTTCAACGACGAAGCCGCTTTGGAAGAGGCCTTCGCCAAGGGCGGCGTCGCCGCGGTGATGGTCGAGCCGGTGCAGGGCGAAGGCGGTGTCACGCCGGCCGCGCCGGGCTTCCTGAAGAAGATCCGTGAACTGTGCGATGCCCACAACGCGCTGATGGTGCTGGATGAAATCCAGTGCGGCATGGGCCGTACCGGCACCTTGTTCGCGCACACGCACGACCACGTCACGCCGGACATCGTCACGCTGGCCAAGGCGCTCGGCGCCGGTTTCCCGATCGGCGCGATGCTGGTGGGTGCGAAAGTCTCCGAGGTGATGCAGTTCGGTGCGCATGGCACCACGTTCGGCGGCAACCCGATGGCCGCCGCCGTCGCACGCGTCGCCCTGCGCAAGCTTGCCTCGCCGGCCATCCTGCTCAACGTCGAGCGCCAGGCCAACGACATCCGTGCCGGGCTCAACAAGCTCAACCACGAATTCCATCTGTTCTCGGAAATCCGTGGCCGCGGCCTGATGATCGGCGCGGTGCTCAGCGATACGTTCAAGGGTCGCGCTGGCGAAATCCTCGACATCGCCGCGGCGCATGGCCTGCTCATCCTGCAGGCGGGCCCGGACGTGCTGCGCATCGTGCCGCCGTTGAACATCACGGACGAAGAAACCGCCGCCGGCCTGGAACGCCTGCACGCGGCACTGGCGGAGTTCGCCAGCCGCGAGGCCAAGGTGGCGTGA
- a CDS encoding sigma-54 interaction domain-containing protein, with protein MSRGESTGRCVVWVGRPSVEEHFGLIRAGWRTLVADPARLDSALPECGETAIAVVDLRAGAQAAVRVLQELRGNHPGLAWIGLTGHRTPANEPSIQHVLPQAFELIDGASSLQALRLALQRVPADGLPVPDDDQPSVMTGNSPAIRALSQNIRKFAPVELPLLITGETGTGKEMAARALHQLSGRREQPFAAINCGALPANLVQSELFGHERGSFTGATARRIGHFESADGGTVFLDEIGDLPLDAQTNLLRVLQEGTIERIGSCHSIKVNVRVLAATHVDLEKAVAQGRFREDLFYRLNVLRLRMPPLRERNGDIELLAQHFLDAFRESYGTRARAFSTAARKAMNAFAWPGNVRELMNRVQRAAVIADDALITPDDLELNADLPGIDRDSLGSARTSAEREAIVDCLRASAFNISECARRLRVSRVTVYRLCKKHQLALDQLR; from the coding sequence ATGTCGCGCGGGGAATCGACGGGGCGGTGCGTCGTCTGGGTAGGTAGGCCGAGCGTTGAAGAACATTTCGGACTGATACGGGCCGGCTGGCGCACGCTGGTGGCCGACCCGGCCCGGCTGGACAGCGCGTTGCCGGAATGCGGGGAGACGGCCATTGCCGTCGTGGACCTCCGGGCAGGTGCCCAGGCGGCCGTGCGCGTGCTCCAGGAACTGCGTGGGAACCATCCGGGCCTGGCCTGGATCGGGCTTACCGGCCATCGCACGCCGGCCAACGAACCTTCCATCCAGCATGTACTGCCGCAGGCTTTCGAGCTGATCGACGGTGCGTCCTCGCTCCAGGCGCTGCGCCTGGCGCTGCAACGCGTGCCCGCCGACGGACTTCCCGTGCCTGATGACGACCAGCCCAGCGTGATGACCGGCAATAGCCCGGCGATCCGCGCGCTTTCGCAGAACATCCGCAAATTTGCCCCGGTGGAGCTCCCGCTGCTGATCACCGGCGAAACCGGTACCGGCAAGGAGATGGCCGCCCGGGCCCTTCACCAGCTTTCCGGCCGCCGCGAGCAGCCGTTCGCCGCCATCAACTGCGGCGCCTTGCCGGCCAACCTCGTGCAGTCCGAACTGTTCGGCCATGAGCGGGGCTCGTTCACCGGCGCCACGGCCCGGCGCATCGGTCATTTCGAAAGCGCCGACGGCGGCACCGTGTTCCTCGACGAAATCGGCGACCTGCCGCTGGATGCCCAGACCAACCTGCTGCGCGTGCTGCAGGAAGGCACCATCGAGCGCATCGGCAGCTGCCATTCCATCAAGGTGAACGTGCGCGTCCTGGCCGCCACCCACGTGGACCTGGAAAAGGCGGTGGCCCAGGGCCGCTTCCGTGAAGACCTGTTCTACCGCCTCAACGTCCTGCGCCTGCGCATGCCGCCGCTGCGCGAACGCAACGGCGATATCGAACTGCTGGCCCAGCACTTCCTGGATGCCTTCCGCGAAAGCTACGGCACCCGCGCCCGCGCCTTCAGCACGGCCGCGCGCAAGGCCATGAATGCCTTCGCCTGGCCGGGCAACGTCCGGGAGCTGATGAACCGGGTGCAGCGGGCGGCGGTCATCGCCGACGATGCGCTGATCACCCCGGACGACCTCGAGCTCAATGCCGATCTCCCGGGCATCGACCGCGACAGCCTGGGCAGTGCACGCACTTCGGCCGAGCGCGAGGCCATCGTGGATTGCCTGCGGGCGAGCGCCTTCAACATCAGCGAGTGCGCTCGCCGGCTCCGGGTCTCCCGCGTCACGGTGTATCGGCTGTGCAAGAAGCACCAGCTGGCCCTCGATCAATTGCGGTAG
- a CDS encoding SDR family oxidoreductase: MTSLAGKTLFITGASRGIGLAIGLRAARDGANVVIAAKSSVANPKLPGTIHTAAAEIEAAGGKALALKVDIREEDEVRMAAATAAERFGGIDIVVNNASAIWLAGTENTPMKRFDLMHQVNTRGTFLVTQACLPFLKDAENPHVLMLSPPPSIDPHWYAPHVAYTIAKFGMSQCVLGMAPEFAPMGVAVNALWPKTVIATAAIAMIDGVKADNCRRPEIVADAAHAVLTRPARSFTGHFCIDEDVLREEGVTDFDHYAVTPGQPLLPDLFL; the protein is encoded by the coding sequence ATGACATCGCTTGCCGGGAAGACCCTGTTTATCACTGGTGCCTCCCGCGGCATCGGCCTGGCGATCGGCCTGCGCGCCGCGCGCGATGGCGCCAACGTGGTGATCGCCGCGAAGAGCAGCGTCGCCAATCCGAAGCTGCCCGGCACCATCCACACCGCCGCCGCGGAGATCGAAGCGGCGGGCGGCAAGGCGCTCGCGCTGAAAGTGGATATCCGCGAGGAAGACGAAGTGCGCATGGCCGCGGCCACTGCGGCCGAGCGTTTCGGTGGCATCGACATCGTGGTGAACAACGCCAGCGCCATCTGGCTGGCGGGCACCGAGAACACGCCGATGAAGCGTTTCGACCTGATGCACCAGGTGAACACGCGCGGCACGTTCCTCGTCACGCAGGCCTGCCTGCCGTTCCTGAAAGACGCCGAAAACCCGCACGTGTTGATGCTCTCGCCACCGCCGAGCATCGACCCGCACTGGTACGCACCGCACGTGGCGTACACCATCGCCAAGTTCGGGATGAGCCAGTGCGTGCTCGGCATGGCGCCCGAGTTCGCGCCGATGGGCGTGGCCGTCAATGCGCTGTGGCCGAAAACCGTGATCGCCACGGCAGCCATCGCGATGATCGACGGGGTGAAGGCCGACAACTGCCGCCGCCCCGAGATCGTGGCCGATGCCGCGCATGCGGTGCTGACCCGCCCGGCGCGCAGCTTCACCGGCCACTTCTGCATCGACGAAGACGTTTTGCGTGAAGAAGGCGTGACGGATTTCGATCACTACGCCGTCACCCCGGGGCAGCCACTACTACCGGACTTGTTTCTCTAG
- a CDS encoding LON peptidase substrate-binding domain-containing protein translates to MAASTPTLDLPLFPLANVLFPGGHLQLRIFEPRYIDLVRECARTGRSFGVCLILEGREAGQPAVPAAVGTLATITDFHTREDGLLGIVAEGGQRFRVTRTRVRSDGQVRGDIKTWLPEESIPVPTELNLLTTILERLAEQMGPPWRHDIAGRADSDASWVGFRLCELLPLDPDECQHMLELDDPLQRLAELRDILPRFQRA, encoded by the coding sequence ATGGCCGCGAGCACGCCCACCCTCGACCTCCCGCTGTTCCCCCTGGCGAATGTCCTGTTCCCGGGCGGGCATCTGCAGCTGCGGATTTTCGAACCGCGCTACATCGACCTCGTCCGCGAATGCGCACGCACAGGCCGTAGCTTCGGCGTCTGCCTGATCCTTGAGGGCCGCGAAGCCGGCCAGCCGGCCGTGCCCGCCGCGGTGGGCACCCTGGCGACCATCACCGATTTCCACACCCGCGAAGATGGCCTGCTCGGCATCGTCGCCGAAGGCGGCCAGCGCTTCCGCGTCACGCGCACGCGCGTGCGTTCGGATGGCCAGGTGCGTGGTGACATCAAAACGTGGCTGCCGGAAGAATCGATCCCGGTACCCACCGAGCTCAACCTGCTCACCACCATCCTCGAGCGCCTCGCCGAACAGATGGGCCCGCCGTGGCGGCACGACATCGCCGGCCGTGCCGACAGCGATGCAAGCTGGGTGGGTTTCCGCCTGTGCGAACTGCTGCCGCTGGATCCGGACGAATGCCAGCACATGCTCGAGCTGGACGATCCGCTGCAACGCCTCGCCGAACTTCGAGACATCCTCCCGCGCTTCCAGCGCGCCTGA
- the mpl gene encoding UDP-N-acetylmuramate:L-alanyl-gamma-D-glutamyl-meso-diaminopimelate ligase, whose product MRVHILGICGTFMGGVAALARELGLQVEGSDANVYPPMSTQLEALGIGLMQGYTADHLHPAPDLVVVGNAMIRGNPAVEAMLNEGMRYISGPQWLGETLLGGREVLAVAGTHGKTTTTALLAHLLEQAGMDPGFLIGGVPGNFDVSARRGGGKPFVIEADEYDSAFFDKRSKFVHYRPRIAILNNLEYDHADIFPDVAAIQRQFHHLVRTVPGNGRLIVNGEDPYLAEVLAMGAWTPVETFGIDTGDWRAELIAADGSHFRVIRQGTPLGEVRWGSLGRHNVMNALAALAAATAHGADPVALLPAFTSFASARRRMEVIGDARGVTVYDDFAHHPTAIATTLAGLRAKVGKARILVALEPRSNSMRLGAHADALAPSLADADRVVFLQRPELPWDAGKVTGALDGRGTTVPTVEALVDALATQAGEGDHVVFMSNGGFEGAPRRFFTALRAG is encoded by the coding sequence ATGCGCGTCCACATCCTTGGTATCTGCGGCACCTTCATGGGCGGCGTCGCCGCCCTCGCGCGCGAACTCGGCCTCCAGGTCGAGGGCTCCGACGCCAACGTGTACCCGCCCATGAGCACCCAGCTCGAAGCCCTCGGCATCGGGCTGATGCAGGGCTACACGGCGGACCACCTGCATCCGGCACCGGACCTGGTGGTGGTCGGCAACGCGATGATCCGCGGCAACCCGGCGGTGGAAGCCATGCTCAACGAGGGCATGCGCTACATCTCCGGCCCGCAGTGGCTGGGCGAAACCCTGCTCGGTGGCCGCGAGGTACTCGCGGTGGCCGGCACGCACGGCAAGACCACCACCACGGCCCTGCTGGCGCACCTGCTCGAGCAGGCCGGCATGGATCCGGGGTTCCTGATCGGCGGCGTGCCCGGCAACTTCGATGTCTCGGCACGGCGCGGTGGGGGCAAGCCCTTCGTCATCGAGGCGGACGAGTACGACTCGGCCTTCTTCGACAAGCGCTCGAAGTTCGTCCACTACCGGCCGCGCATCGCCATCCTCAACAACCTGGAATACGACCACGCGGATATCTTCCCCGACGTGGCCGCCATCCAGCGCCAGTTCCACCACCTCGTGCGCACGGTGCCCGGCAACGGCCGGCTCATCGTCAATGGCGAAGACCCGTACCTGGCCGAGGTGCTGGCCATGGGTGCGTGGACGCCGGTGGAAACCTTCGGCATCGATACCGGCGACTGGCGCGCGGAGCTCATCGCCGCCGACGGCTCGCATTTCCGGGTGATCCGCCAGGGCACGCCGCTGGGCGAGGTCCGCTGGGGCTCGCTGGGCCGGCATAACGTGATGAACGCGCTGGCCGCGCTCGCCGCGGCCACGGCGCACGGTGCGGATCCGGTGGCCCTGCTGCCGGCCTTCACGAGCTTTGCCAGCGCCCGCCGGCGCATGGAAGTCATCGGGGACGCCCGCGGCGTTACCGTGTACGACGACTTCGCCCATCACCCGACCGCCATCGCCACCACGCTGGCCGGGTTGCGCGCGAAGGTTGGCAAGGCACGCATCCTTGTCGCGCTGGAGCCGCGCTCGAACAGCATGCGCCTGGGTGCGCACGCCGACGCGCTCGCGCCTTCGCTGGCCGATGCGGACCGCGTGGTGTTCCTGCAGCGCCCCGAACTGCCGTGGGACGCCGGCAAGGTCACCGGTGCCCTCGACGGACGCGGAACCACGGTGCCGACGGTGGAGGCCCTGGTCGACGCGCTGGCCACCCAGGCCGGTGAGGGGGACCACGTGGTGTTCATGTCCAACGGCGGCTTCGAAGGCGCACCGCGCCGCTTCTTCACGGCGCTCCGCGCAGGTTAG
- a CDS encoding adenylate kinase: protein MRLVLFGAPGSGKGTQATRLKERLGVPHISTGDLLRGEIKAGTELGLKAKGLMDAGQLLPDDIMLGIIEHRLGEPDAKPGFILDGYPRNLAQADALDTVLARIGQPLDVVVKLEVPDSAIIDRCEVRFEKEGRPDDNPDTVKRRLGIYADQTAPVADFYKQRGKLQVVDGVGELDDVTQRVLDVLPGGVQAASA, encoded by the coding sequence ATGCGACTCGTGCTTTTCGGCGCCCCCGGTTCGGGCAAGGGCACCCAGGCCACCCGCCTGAAGGAGCGCCTCGGCGTTCCGCACATCTCCACCGGCGATCTTCTGCGCGGTGAGATCAAGGCAGGCACCGAACTCGGCCTGAAGGCCAAGGGCCTGATGGACGCCGGCCAGCTGCTGCCGGACGACATCATGCTGGGCATCATCGAGCACCGCCTGGGTGAGCCGGACGCCAAGCCGGGCTTCATCCTCGACGGCTACCCTCGCAACCTGGCCCAGGCCGACGCGCTGGACACCGTGCTGGCCCGCATCGGCCAGCCGCTGGACGTGGTGGTGAAGCTCGAGGTGCCGGATTCGGCCATCATCGATCGCTGCGAAGTCCGTTTCGAGAAGGAAGGCCGCCCGGACGACAATCCGGACACGGTCAAGCGTCGCCTCGGCATCTATGCCGACCAGACCGCCCCGGTGGCCGATTTCTACAAGCAGCGCGGCAAGCTGCAGGTGGTCGATGGCGTCGGTGAACTCGACGACGTGACCCAGCGCGTGCTCGATGTCCTGCCGGGTGGCGTCCAGGCCGCCAGCGCCTGA
- a CDS encoding 6-phosphofructokinase, whose amino-acid sequence MAAGKILYAQSGGVSAVINATAAGVIETARDKGIPVYAARNGILGALREDLIDTTKEAKANIAALKHTPGGAFGSCRYKLKSLEENRAEYERLIEVFKAHDIRTFLYNGGNDSADTANKVAKIGHTLGYEVNCIGVPKTIDNDLVVTDNCPGFGSVAKYTAIAVRETGLDVASMADTSTKVFIMEVMGRHAGWIAAAAGLAGSKPGDAPHIILFPENVFDPETFLARVKATVEKVGWCSVVVSEGVKGADGKFLAESGARDAFGHAQLGGASPVLAALVREKLGYKYHWALPDYLQRSARHIASKVDVEQAYAVGKKAVEYAAEGLNAVMPVIVRTSEEPYKWKIEAAPLDKIANQEKKMPKAFISKDGFGITAAARRYLAPLIMGEAPPPYGEDGLPVYVTLKNTSVPKKLKKFVPA is encoded by the coding sequence ATGGCCGCCGGTAAGATCCTTTACGCCCAGTCGGGCGGTGTCTCCGCCGTCATCAACGCCACCGCCGCGGGGGTCATCGAGACCGCCCGCGACAAGGGTATCCCGGTCTATGCCGCCCGCAACGGCATCCTTGGCGCCCTGCGCGAGGACCTGATCGATACCACCAAGGAAGCCAAGGCCAATATCGCCGCGCTGAAGCACACGCCCGGCGGCGCCTTCGGTTCCTGCCGCTACAAGCTGAAGTCGCTGGAGGAGAACCGGGCCGAGTACGAGCGCCTGATCGAGGTGTTCAAGGCGCACGACATCCGTACCTTCCTCTACAACGGCGGCAACGACTCGGCGGACACCGCGAACAAGGTGGCGAAGATCGGCCACACGCTGGGCTACGAGGTGAACTGCATCGGCGTGCCGAAAACCATTGATAACGACCTCGTGGTGACCGACAACTGCCCGGGCTTCGGCTCGGTGGCCAAGTACACCGCTATCGCCGTGCGCGAGACCGGCCTGGACGTGGCCTCCATGGCGGACACCTCGACCAAGGTGTTCATCATGGAGGTGATGGGTCGCCACGCGGGCTGGATCGCCGCCGCCGCGGGCCTGGCCGGCAGCAAGCCGGGCGATGCGCCGCACATCATCCTGTTCCCGGAAAACGTGTTCGACCCGGAAACGTTCCTCGCCCGGGTGAAGGCCACGGTGGAGAAAGTGGGCTGGTGCTCGGTGGTGGTGTCCGAGGGCGTGAAGGGTGCCGACGGCAAGTTCCTCGCCGAATCCGGCGCCCGCGACGCGTTTGGCCACGCGCAGCTCGGCGGCGCGTCGCCGGTGCTGGCCGCGCTGGTGCGCGAGAAGCTCGGCTACAAATACCACTGGGCCCTGCCCGACTACCTGCAGCGCTCGGCGCGCCACATCGCCTCGAAGGTGGACGTGGAACAGGCCTATGCGGTGGGCAAGAAGGCGGTGGAATACGCGGCCGAAGGACTGAACGCCGTGATGCCGGTGATCGTGCGGACCTCGGAAGAGCCGTACAAGTGGAAGATTGAAGCGGCGCCGCTGGACAAGATCGCCAACCAGGAAAAGAAGATGCCGAAGGCCTTCATCTCGAAGGATGGCTTTGGCATCACGGCGGCGGCACGGCGTTACCTGGCGCCGCTGATCATGGGCGAGGCACCGCCGCCGTATGGGGAGGATGGTTTGCCGGTGTATGTGACGTTGAAGAACACGTCGGTGCCGAAGAAGCTGAAGAAGTTCGTGCCAGCCTAA